A genomic segment from Labeo rohita strain BAU-BD-2019 unplaced genomic scaffold, IGBB_LRoh.1.0 scaffold_739, whole genome shotgun sequence encodes:
- the LOC127161799 gene encoding NLR family CARD domain-containing protein 3 codes for MKFSSGESSADLSQKHEGPESHTPKKNLDSIFKELEQKIISVMKSELKSFKRLLCPDYPECSERDHHVDEGHNRVREGLLKITLIILRKMNQIDLANTLQTKLMPVYQQKLKSRLQDKYQRVSEGMSNHGDSTRLNEIYTELYITEGGSGEINNEHEVRQIETVSRRPEIQETPINCNDIFKPSPGQDKPIRTVLTKGVAGIGKTVSVQKFILDWAEGKANQDVHFIFPLPFRELNLIQKNLSLKQLLNHLYTETKEFKSADYDDYKVMFICDGLDECRLCLDFQNNLILSDVTESASVDVLLTNLIKGNLLPSALLWITSRPAAANQIPPECVDQVTEVRGFNDPQKDEYFRKRINDQSLADRIVTHIRSSRSLFIMCHIPVFCWISATVLERMMGKAESAEIPKTLTQMFTHFLIIQTKLKTQKYDGKYEIDPDQARKTILSLGKLAFEQLEKGNLIFYEKDLKESGIDVREVSVYSGVCTQIFRQEFGLQLGKVYSFVHLSVQEFLAALFKLLSFSEQNTGWMNVFRSPMTSLLKKEVDKALQSENGHWDLFLRFLLGLSLESNQTLLQGLLRNTVSSSDINQETAKYIKQKIRENHSPEKSINLFHCLNELNDRSLEQEVQTYLSRTNYLNYCLSGVKLSAAQWSALVFVLLNSEKELDEFILSKYDPSEECLLRLLPVIKASRKAE; via the exons ATGAAATTCAGCTCAGGAGAATCATCTGCTGATCTGAG TCAAAAACATGAAGGACCAGAATCACATACACCAAAGAAGAACTTAGACTCCATTTTCAAG GagcttgagcagaaaatcatcTCTGTGATGAAGAGCGAGTTAAAAAGCTTTAAGAGACTACTGTGTCCAGATTACCCAGAATGCTCTGAAAGGGACCATCATGTTGATGAGGGTCATAACAGAGTCAGAGAGGGGCTTCTGAAGATCACACTGATCATCCTGAGGAAGATGAACCAGATAGACCTCGCTAACACACTACAGACCA AACTGATGCCTGTGTATCAGCAAAAACTCAAATCCAGACTACAGGACAAATATCAGAGAGTCAGTGAAGGAATGTCCAATCATGGAGACTCAACACGTctgaatgagatctacacagagctctacatcacagagGGAGGGAGTGGAGAGATCAATAATGAacatgaggtgagacagattgagacaGTGTCCAGGAGACCAGAGATACAGGAAACACCAATCAACTgcaatgacatatttaaacccTCACCTGGACAAGACAAACCCATCAGGACTGTGCTGACTAAAGGAGTCGCTGgaattggaaaaacagtctctgtacagaagttcatcctggactgggctgaaggaaaagccaatcaggatgttcatttcatatttccacttccttttAGGGAGCTGAATTTGATACAGAAAAATCTCAGTCTTAAGCAACTTCTAAATCACCTTTACAcagaaaccaaagaatttaagTCAGCAGATTATGATGATTACAAAGTCATGTTCATATgtgatggtctggatgagtgtCGACTATGTCTAGATTTCCAAAACAATCTGATCTTGTCTGATGTAACAGAATCAGCCTCAGTGGATGTGCTGCTGACCAACCTCATCAAGGGGAATCTACTTCCTTCTGCTCTCCTCTGGATCACCTCtcgaccagcagcagccaatcagatccctcCTGAGTGTGTCGACCAGGTCACAGAGGTACGAGGATTCAATGACCCTCAGAAGGACgaatatttcaggaagagaataAACGATCAGAGTCTGGCTGATAGAATCGTCACACACATCCGATCATCAAGAAGTCTGTTCATCATGTGTCACATACCAGTCTTCTGCTGGATTTCAGCCACTGTTCTAGAGAGGATGATGGGTAAAGCAGAGAGTGCAgagattcccaagactctcacACAAATGTTCACACACTTCCTGATCATTCAGACCAAACTGAAGACACAGAAGTATGATGGAAAATATGAAATTGATCCTGATCAGGCTAGAAAGACTATTCTGTCTCTAGGAAAACTGGCTTTTGAACAGCTGGAAAAAGGGAACCTGATCTTCTATGAGAAGGACCTGAAAGAGAGCGGCATTGATGTCAGAGAAGTGTCAGTGTACTCAGGAGTTTgtacccagatcttcagacagGAGTTTGGACTGCAGCTGGGGAAGGTGTAcagctttgttcatctgagtGTTCAGGAGTTTCTTGCTGCTTTATTCAAGCTGCTGTCCttttctgaacaaaacacaggaTGGATGAATGTGTTCAGGTCACCAATGACCAgtttactgaagaaagaagtgGACAAGGCCTTACAGAGTGAGAACGGACACTGGGATCTTTTCCTCCGGTTCCTTCTCGGTCTCTCACTAGAGTCTAATCAGACTCTCTTACAAGGCCTCCTGAGAAATACAGTAAGCAGCTCTGATATCAATCAGGAAACAGCTAAATACATTAAACAGAAGATCAGGGAGAatcactctccagagaaatccatcaacctgttccactgtctgaatgaactgaatgATCGTTCACTAGAACAGGAAGTCCAAACATACCTGAGCAGAACAAATTACCTTAACTATTGTCTCTCTGGAGTCAAACTGTCTGCTGCTCAGTGGTCGGCTCTGGTGTTTGTGCTGTTGAACTCAGAAAAAGAGCTGGATGAGTTTATACTGAGTAAATATGATCCATCAGAAGAATGTCTCCTGAGGCTGCTGCCAGTGATCAAAGCATCTAGAAAGGCTGAGTGA